In one Candidatus Eisenbacteria bacterium genomic region, the following are encoded:
- a CDS encoding tetratricopeptide repeat protein: protein MIGRTIGRYRILEKLGQGGMGTVWKAEDPVLARLVALKFLPPELAGSPEARQRFLREAQVASALEHPGIAAVFDAGEHEGLFYIALACIEGETVSALAARHPIPPIEAIRIAVAAAEALAHAHGRGVIHRDVTGRNIMVARDGRVVVLDFGLALPSEATRLTSSHTLMGTVAYMAPEVAQGGAADARSDLYGLGVVLYEALTGTLPFTGERAEAVLYSAVHEPPVPPGKRASGIPAALDALVLRLLAKNPEHRPGSAAELARELRAVPVPATGEVPTAAMPAPGAPAKPSRKRAAARGAARKTEPKSTPRCLAVLPFRDLGGTQEPDAASRAFAQGVAETVGARLSRLRGLQVIPPSGAGVTPSPDLDLRRVARELGAAMVLSGSVRRAGAQVRVTYNLVDAALGLQMAADTVDGAATDLFGLEDRLAESVLKSLRIEVGSDALHQTATAASGLWRTEARERYLQALGYLQRPEHEASVDGAIALLENLLEAGEGDGEVNAALGRACLHKYEITRSPVWARRATQACGRALESHASAPEVLVTRGNLNRVTGRMTQAVRDFRRALKADPENVDALLGLARTYADTGGYDLAEAACRRALALRPTFWQAHNVLGLSRLLRGAYEQAAEAWQRVIELVPDNTRGHTNLGAAYFHMGEYEKAIACFRRSLEIHPDAPAYSSLGTVLFYMGRFAEAVEMFERGVALGPEEPMTWGNLADACRWTTGQQERAAAAYERAIDLTRGVLRVNPRSVADLGPLAEWLAKRGRLEEADQALSRARKLDPDNLDLMARSVRVHHLAGRRQAALEALAEALRRGYRAAEFEHDPELATLRREPAYQEAIRRLQEPAK from the coding sequence ATGATCGGGCGCACGATTGGCCGTTATCGCATCCTCGAAAAGCTGGGTCAGGGCGGCATGGGCACGGTCTGGAAGGCCGAGGACCCGGTGCTGGCCCGTCTGGTCGCCCTGAAGTTCCTGCCCCCGGAGCTGGCCGGCTCCCCCGAGGCCCGCCAGCGCTTCCTGCGCGAGGCCCAGGTGGCCTCCGCCCTGGAGCACCCCGGCATCGCCGCGGTGTTCGACGCCGGCGAGCACGAGGGCCTCTTCTACATCGCCCTCGCCTGCATCGAGGGCGAGACCGTGAGCGCGCTCGCCGCGCGCCACCCCATCCCTCCCATCGAAGCCATCCGCATCGCCGTGGCCGCCGCCGAGGCGCTGGCCCATGCCCACGGGCGCGGCGTGATCCACCGCGACGTCACCGGGCGCAACATCATGGTGGCCCGCGACGGGCGAGTGGTGGTGCTGGACTTCGGCCTGGCGCTGCCCTCCGAGGCCACCCGCCTCACCAGCTCGCACACGCTCATGGGCACGGTGGCCTACATGGCGCCCGAGGTGGCACAGGGCGGCGCGGCGGACGCGCGCAGCGACCTCTACGGCCTGGGCGTGGTGCTCTACGAAGCGCTCACCGGCACGTTGCCCTTCACCGGCGAGCGCGCCGAGGCGGTGCTCTACTCCGCGGTGCACGAGCCGCCGGTTCCGCCCGGAAAGCGCGCCTCCGGCATTCCCGCCGCGCTCGATGCACTGGTGCTGCGCCTGCTGGCGAAGAACCCGGAGCACCGCCCGGGCAGCGCGGCAGAGCTGGCGCGCGAGCTGCGCGCCGTTCCCGTGCCCGCCACGGGGGAAGTGCCCACCGCCGCCATGCCCGCGCCGGGTGCGCCCGCGAAGCCCTCCCGCAAGAGGGCCGCCGCGCGCGGCGCCGCCCGCAAGACCGAGCCCAAGTCCACGCCCCGCTGCCTCGCCGTGCTCCCCTTCCGGGACCTCGGCGGCACGCAGGAGCCCGACGCCGCCTCGCGCGCCTTCGCGCAGGGCGTGGCCGAGACCGTGGGGGCCCGTCTCTCGCGCCTGCGCGGCCTGCAGGTGATCCCGCCCTCGGGCGCCGGCGTGACGCCCTCCCCCGACCTGGACCTGCGCCGGGTGGCCCGCGAGCTGGGTGCGGCGATGGTGCTCTCGGGCTCGGTGCGCCGCGCGGGGGCGCAGGTGCGCGTCACCTACAACCTTGTGGACGCAGCCCTCGGCCTGCAGATGGCCGCCGACACCGTGGACGGCGCCGCCACGGACCTCTTTGGCCTCGAGGACCGGCTGGCGGAAAGCGTGCTCAAGTCGCTGCGCATCGAAGTGGGCTCGGACGCCCTGCACCAGACGGCCACCGCCGCCTCGGGCCTGTGGCGCACCGAGGCCCGCGAGCGCTATCTGCAGGCACTGGGGTATCTCCAAAGGCCCGAGCACGAGGCCTCGGTGGACGGCGCCATCGCACTCCTCGAGAACCTGCTCGAGGCCGGCGAAGGCGACGGCGAGGTGAACGCCGCGCTGGGCCGCGCCTGCCTGCACAAGTACGAGATCACGCGTTCCCCCGTATGGGCCCGGCGCGCCACGCAGGCGTGCGGCCGGGCGCTGGAGAGCCACGCTTCCGCCCCGGAGGTGCTGGTGACCCGGGGCAATTTGAACCGCGTGACCGGTCGGATGACCCAGGCGGTGCGCGACTTCCGCCGCGCGCTGAAGGCCGACCCGGAAAACGTAGATGCCCTGCTGGGTCTCGCCCGCACCTACGCCGACACCGGCGGCTACGACCTGGCGGAGGCGGCGTGCCGGCGCGCCCTGGCGCTGCGCCCCACCTTCTGGCAGGCGCACAACGTGCTGGGCCTCTCCCGCCTGCTGCGCGGCGCCTACGAGCAGGCCGCGGAGGCGTGGCAGCGGGTGATCGAGCTGGTGCCCGACAACACCCGCGGCCACACCAACCTGGGCGCCGCCTACTTCCACATGGGCGAGTACGAGAAGGCCATCGCGTGCTTCCGCCGCTCCCTGGAGATCCACCCGGACGCGCCCGCCTACAGCAGCCTGGGCACGGTGCTCTTCTACATGGGCCGGTTCGCGGAGGCGGTGGAGATGTTCGAGCGCGGGGTGGCCCTGGGCCCCGAGGAGCCCATGACCTGGGGCAACCTCGCCGACGCCTGCCGCTGGACCACCGGCCAGCAGGAGCGCGCGGCGGCGGCCTACGAGCGGGCCATTGATCTCACGCGGGGCGTGCTGCGCGTGAACCCGCGCAGCGTGGCGGACCTGGGCCCGCTCGCCGAATGGCTGGCCAAGCGGGGCCGCCTCGAGGAGGCCGACCAGGCGCTCTCGCGCGCGCGCAAGCTGGACCCCGACAACCTTGACCTGATGGCCCGCTCGGTGCGCGTGCATCACCTGGCCGGCCGTCGGCAGGCGGCGCTGGAAGCCCTGGCGGAAGCACTTCGCCGCGGCTACCGCGCGGCCGAGTTCGAGCACGACCCGGAGCTGGCCACGCTGCGCCGCGAGCCGGCCTACCAGGAAGCGATACGGCGTTTGCAGGAACCGGCGAAGTAG
- a CDS encoding sigma 54-interacting transcriptional regulator: MFEKFGSSQANSARIALGNCYILSGQHRLAKKTLDQCLSVCESRGFARTEAIAHEYLGDLLFEQGKTRQALQQYNKALEIGMRIAPRGDVVVEAERRRAEALAMLSRYDEAEQALDHGEEVASAIPEPYEAAVMSRIRMLVAAGRGKREEIQQAYRVAREKIWAMDEMVQRGRLLESWAFVLAAWDEPAQRREVLYEARNFYSAAGAKGCFDRVTRKLEWERHAEDESSSKPRFRYGMVVAHVSTSRHLDLLERYKDTYMPVLILGETGTGKELFARAVHELRGNNGAWVAVNCGAMPRELVEAELFGVVRGAYTGAVVDRPGVFERAHNGTLFLDEVGELPPGAQTRLLRALECGEVCRVGDTLTRKVKFRLVAATHRDLRLGVLEGWFRGDLYYRLEGVVLKVLPLRERREEIEHIARHFLVELEHQMGRSVTVDDRFWESLRAREWPGNVRQLRRAMERAVFGLDVGEVLRSEHLDESTDNPVLSFQEAQDLEREKVMRALTRTNWNKTAASAIVGLKRTTLLALMKRLGIPAKKPA, from the coding sequence TTGTTCGAGAAGTTCGGCAGTTCTCAAGCGAACAGTGCGCGCATTGCGCTTGGTAACTGCTATATCCTCAGCGGGCAGCATCGACTTGCGAAGAAGACTCTTGACCAGTGTCTGTCGGTATGCGAGTCACGGGGCTTTGCCCGCACCGAAGCCATCGCCCACGAATACCTCGGCGACCTCCTCTTCGAGCAGGGCAAGACCCGGCAGGCTCTTCAGCAGTACAACAAGGCCCTTGAGATTGGGATGCGGATCGCTCCCCGGGGCGACGTGGTGGTGGAGGCGGAACGTCGCCGCGCCGAAGCCTTGGCCATGCTCAGCCGCTACGACGAGGCAGAGCAAGCGCTGGACCATGGCGAGGAAGTCGCATCGGCGATTCCGGAGCCATACGAGGCCGCTGTCATGTCCCGCATCCGCATGCTGGTGGCGGCAGGCCGCGGCAAGCGCGAGGAGATTCAACAAGCCTACCGTGTTGCCCGCGAGAAGATCTGGGCCATGGACGAGATGGTCCAGCGGGGTCGTCTCCTGGAGTCCTGGGCGTTCGTGCTGGCGGCATGGGACGAACCGGCACAGCGTCGGGAGGTGCTCTACGAGGCGCGCAACTTCTACAGCGCCGCTGGCGCCAAGGGCTGTTTCGACCGCGTCACACGCAAGCTGGAATGGGAGCGCCACGCCGAGGACGAATCCTCCTCGAAGCCGCGGTTCCGCTATGGCATGGTGGTGGCGCACGTCAGCACCTCCCGCCACCTGGACCTGCTGGAGCGCTACAAGGACACCTACATGCCGGTGCTGATCCTCGGCGAGACGGGCACGGGCAAGGAGCTCTTCGCCCGGGCAGTCCACGAGTTGCGGGGCAACAACGGTGCCTGGGTGGCTGTGAACTGTGGCGCAATGCCGCGGGAGCTCGTCGAGGCCGAGCTATTCGGTGTCGTGCGCGGCGCATACACAGGAGCGGTCGTAGACCGGCCCGGCGTCTTCGAGCGCGCCCACAATGGCACGCTCTTCCTCGATGAAGTCGGCGAGCTTCCGCCAGGAGCGCAAACACGCCTGCTTCGCGCGCTGGAGTGCGGGGAAGTGTGCCGGGTGGGGGACACCCTCACGCGCAAGGTCAAGTTCCGCCTGGTGGCAGCCACGCACCGTGACCTGAGATTGGGAGTCCTCGAGGGGTGGTTCCGCGGGGACCTGTACTACCGGCTCGAGGGCGTGGTGCTCAAGGTGCTTCCGCTTCGGGAGCGTCGCGAGGAGATCGAGCACATCGCCCGCCATTTCCTAGTGGAGTTGGAGCACCAGATGGGCCGCTCGGTCACGGTGGACGACCGTTTCTGGGAATCGCTGCGCGCCCGCGAGTGGCCCGGCAACGTGCGGCAGCTGCGCAGGGCCATGGAGCGGGCTGTGTTCGGGCTGGACGTCGGTGAAGTGCTGCGCAGCGAACACCTTGACGAGAGCACCGACAACCCCGTGCTGTCATTCCAGGAGGCGCAGGACCTGGAGCGCGAGAAGGTGATGCGCGCCCTGACGCGCACCAACTGGAACAAGACCGCTGCCTCCGCCATCGTGGGCCTCAAGCGCACCACGCTGCTTGCCCTCATGAAGCGCCTCGGGATTCCAGCCAAGAAGCCCGCCTGA
- a CDS encoding M20/M25/M40 family metallo-hydrolase: MIRAALGQRAIPVAILALIWLLPLCTAAQAAAPEPPWPAAVSEFKSLLADLVALDTTNPPGNELAAARRLKLLFDQEGIPCTVYESAPGRGNLVARLKGSGKKRPLLFLAHLDVVGVEKDKWASDPFQMAERDGALYGRGVIDDKGMAAGCALTLVWLHRAKVPLDRDVIFLAEADEESGSTVGVDWMQEHHAADIAAEYAINEGGATELEQGRVRYLGLQTSQKRFVNYTVTATGTAGHSSMPPPDNAIVALARALPKIAAPLPARLTPTTREFFRGVAEIQTPAVRAVMEQLEDSTRLEEAAKVVEKLPGMETVLRSTVVPTILKAGSRSNVIPGSAEATVNARLLPGTDPEVVRAELERRAGEPGVKVTFKPYNRPEPPHSDFAGPVVEAARRIAARLFPGAPVVPIMSSGATDSGTLRAAGMQAYGIDPFPLEAADAGRMHGNDERLPLKSIEPGLRLLYGIAREVAAR; this comes from the coding sequence ATGATCCGCGCCGCATTGGGCCAGAGAGCAATCCCCGTCGCGATCCTCGCGCTCATCTGGTTGCTCCCGCTCTGCACTGCCGCCCAGGCCGCCGCCCCCGAGCCCCCCTGGCCCGCCGCAGTCTCCGAATTTAAGTCCCTCCTGGCCGATCTAGTGGCCCTCGACACCACCAACCCCCCCGGCAACGAACTCGCGGCCGCCCGCCGTCTCAAGTTGCTCTTCGACCAGGAAGGCATCCCCTGCACCGTCTACGAGTCCGCCCCCGGCCGCGGCAACCTGGTGGCCCGCCTCAAGGGCTCGGGCAAAAAGCGCCCCCTGCTCTTCCTCGCGCACCTCGACGTGGTAGGGGTGGAGAAGGACAAGTGGGCGTCCGACCCATTCCAGATGGCCGAGCGCGACGGCGCCCTCTACGGCCGCGGGGTCATCGACGACAAGGGCATGGCCGCCGGCTGCGCGCTCACGCTGGTGTGGCTGCACCGCGCGAAGGTGCCCCTGGACCGCGACGTGATCTTCCTCGCCGAGGCCGACGAGGAGTCCGGCAGCACCGTGGGCGTGGACTGGATGCAGGAGCACCACGCCGCCGACATCGCCGCCGAGTACGCCATCAACGAGGGCGGGGCCACCGAGCTGGAGCAGGGCCGGGTGCGCTATCTGGGGCTTCAGACCTCCCAGAAGCGCTTCGTGAACTACACCGTGACTGCCACCGGCACCGCCGGGCACTCCTCCATGCCGCCCCCGGACAACGCCATCGTGGCCCTGGCCCGCGCGCTGCCGAAGATCGCCGCACCCCTGCCGGCCCGCCTCACGCCCACCACGCGCGAGTTCTTCCGCGGCGTGGCCGAGATCCAGACCCCCGCGGTGCGCGCGGTTATGGAGCAGTTGGAGGATTCGACGAGGCTGGAGGAGGCGGCGAAGGTGGTGGAGAAGCTACCCGGCATGGAGACGGTCCTGCGCTCCACCGTGGTGCCCACGATCCTCAAGGCGGGCTCCCGCTCCAACGTGATCCCGGGAAGCGCCGAGGCCACGGTGAACGCCCGGCTCCTTCCCGGCACGGACCCCGAAGTTGTCCGAGCCGAGCTGGAACGCCGTGCCGGAGAGCCGGGCGTGAAAGTCACCTTCAAGCCCTACAACCGCCCCGAGCCGCCCCATTCGGACTTCGCGGGGCCGGTGGTCGAAGCCGCGCGCAGAATCGCGGCCAGGCTCTTCCCGGGCGCCCCGGTGGTGCCGATCATGTCCAGCGGCGCCACCGATTCCGGAACGCTCCGCGCCGCCGGCATGCAGGCCTACGGCATTGACCCGTTCCCCCTGGAAGCCGCCGACGCCGGGCGCATGCACGGCAACGACGAGCGGCTGCCCCTGAAGAGCATCGAGCCGGGCCTGCGGCTCCTCTACGGAATCGCGCGCGAGGTGGCCGCGCGCTGA